A portion of the bacterium genome contains these proteins:
- a CDS encoding DUF3592 domain-containing protein — MIGQMGMIAGKPRKKKMGITSILLGLTPMVIAFYIFSSTAEYKSIIGWKKTNAKVVNIDAQQNTDKKGRRYTTTYPVFQIFVDGIEYRNNGAYIIGQEYHIGETKEIVYNPKNPNNMREHSTTVLIISGGLFALGMLGVAIIATSIIKQKNKEKAIKNARSSGDILNGEIVRLEDTGVRINNVENINVVIGFEYQGQYMETKCVMTRITEANLHDYFKSPTPIPVYFDRRNPTKFYVEEESIIAVSNSALDFVKQMAMSQSEGSKDEVL, encoded by the coding sequence ATGATTGGCCAAATGGGTATGATTGCTGGAAAGCCTAGAAAGAAAAAAATGGGAATCACAAGCATTTTGTTAGGGTTGACTCCTATGGTTATTGCTTTTTATATATTTTCTTCTACCGCTGAATATAAGTCTATTATTGGATGGAAGAAAACAAACGCTAAGGTAGTGAATATTGACGCCCAACAAAATACCGATAAAAAAGGCAGGAGATATACCACAACTTATCCAGTTTTTCAGATCTTTGTTGATGGTATAGAATATCGAAATAACGGTGCGTACATAATTGGTCAAGAATATCACATTGGCGAGACTAAGGAAATAGTCTATAACCCCAAGAATCCAAATAATATGAGGGAGCATTCAACAACGGTGCTGATAATTTCTGGTGGATTGTTTGCTCTTGGTATGTTGGGGGTTGCGATAATTGCGACTTCGATTATTAAGCAGAAGAATAAAGAAAAAGCCATCAAAAATGCTCGTAGTTCTGGCGATATCCTAAATGGTGAGATCGTTAGGCTTGAGGATACCGGTGTTAGGATTAATAATGTGGAAAATATCAATGTTGTCATCGGATTTGAATATCAAGGGCAGTATATGGAAACAAAGTGCGTTATGACTCGGATTACGGAGGCTAATTTGCACGATTATTTTAAGAGTCCAACTCCGATTCCGGTTTATTTCGATCGGCGCAATCCGACAAAATTTTATGTTGAAGAAGAGTCAATTATAGCGGTTTCTAATAGCGCACTTGATTTCGTTAAACAAATGGCGATGTCGCAAAGTGAAGGGTCTAAAGATGAAGTCTTATAA
- the rpoC gene encoding DNA-directed RNA polymerase subunit beta', with product MAKVVNTNQISDFDAVRLAVASPEDILNWSHGEVTKPETINYRTQKPERDGLFCEKIFGPSKDINPYDNKLKGVRSREVAVDKNGEIVTKSIVRRERMGHIALAAPVAHIWFMKGAPSAMSLLLGMTVRNIERVVYFASYVVLSVDEEKRSQFLADLEAEDSAARMAIKLRYENAVQEPGADIKALAEEQTREIEDLNIKYQEKKSQLDSLVKGSLMSETDYRELPEEYDEIIEVGMGGEAIKRLLDEIDINELVDSLKEEAEKAKGQREKKILKRLKTIEGMQSAGIKPSSLCLTVLPVIPPDLRPMVQLTGGRFATSDLNDLYRRVINRNNRLKKLIELNAPMVIKRNEMRMLQEAVDSLIDNNASRSGRSANTTGGRRKLKSLSDMLKGKQGRFRQNLLGKRVDYSGRSVIVVGPTLKAHQCGLPKQMALELFKPFIISWLIEKDYAHNIRSATRLIDAGAAEVWDALDEVIVDKYVLLNRAPSLHRLSIQAFQPKLVDGKAIQLHPLVANGFNADYDGDQMAVHLPLSDAAQAEARDLMSISHNLLKPADGQPVLSVDQDVVYGNYYLTYEKQSEASKEVKPFASVYEAEMAYDAGKIALQTPIRVYAKGEIRNTTLGRVFFNELLPSDYPYNNNPQTKKEINKVLADMFAIYGPEMTVKIADKIKGLSFRFVTKSGLSIGKEDYTVYESEKIPEIIKEGDDKTTLIQEQYDQGLLTDQERYNLIIDNWHQAIDKVDAEIKNRVATEGADSPVGLMAVSGSRGNATNIRLASGLTGIMVDATNREIELPIRSNYTHGMSSLEAFVATRGARQGLISTALKTADSGYLTRRLVDVAQDVFSVADEEGDDEGFAIYRNETKETMIEFGDRLYGRFTAEAVPGHIEADQLITREIANAIEKDDKIQSVKIQSVLSTSNLSGIPQKSYGIDMATGLLVKNAEPVGVIAAQSVGEPGTQLTLNTFHSSGVAGSGAISQGLPRVEELLEARTPKGQAYITEVAGVVDIWEDGQFNIIQITPQTGRKEKISLDGRNVVVKAGALVKTGDIIAHKNGVKSIIAPFDGNVEVNGDTLILTAAESSAVKYQIPNTAALTVSKNDFVEAGDRLTIGSLNLHDLMRLKGIEATQRYIMNEILRIYAAQGQDIASKHLEIIVRQMFSRVQIEDAGDSDFVTGDIVSKAAAVEANKQLAAEGKELVSFKQQLLGITKVSIYSDSFLSAASFQNTTSVLIGAAVSGRVDKLHGLKENVIIGRKIPVGTGARNAEAQDEAFEEENEVSSDFAENAEL from the coding sequence ATTTCTGATTTTGATGCTGTGCGTCTTGCTGTGGCCAGTCCAGAAGATATTCTGAACTGGTCTCACGGTGAGGTGACCAAACCAGAAACTATCAACTACCGAACGCAAAAACCTGAGCGTGATGGTTTGTTCTGCGAAAAAATCTTTGGACCAAGCAAAGATATCAATCCGTACGACAACAAACTCAAAGGTGTCCGAAGCCGTGAAGTTGCTGTCGACAAAAATGGTGAGATTGTTACTAAATCTATCGTTCGTCGTGAGCGAATGGGCCACATTGCTCTTGCTGCTCCAGTTGCTCACATCTGGTTTATGAAGGGCGCCCCAAGTGCGATGAGCCTACTTCTTGGTATGACTGTTCGAAATATCGAGCGCGTAGTCTACTTTGCAAGTTATGTTGTTCTTTCTGTTGATGAAGAAAAACGCTCGCAGTTTTTGGCCGATCTTGAGGCTGAAGATTCTGCTGCAAGAATGGCGATTAAACTTCGCTATGAAAACGCCGTTCAAGAGCCTGGTGCTGACATCAAGGCTTTGGCGGAAGAGCAAACTCGAGAAATTGAAGATTTGAACATCAAATATCAAGAGAAAAAATCTCAACTCGACAGCCTCGTTAAAGGCTCTCTAATGAGTGAAACTGACTATCGAGAACTTCCAGAAGAATACGATGAAATCATCGAAGTTGGTATGGGTGGTGAAGCCATCAAGCGACTTCTCGATGAGATTGATATCAATGAACTCGTGGATTCTTTGAAAGAAGAAGCAGAAAAGGCCAAAGGTCAACGCGAGAAGAAAATCTTGAAGCGTCTCAAAACTATCGAAGGTATGCAATCTGCAGGCATCAAGCCTTCAAGCCTCTGCTTGACTGTTCTCCCTGTGATTCCACCGGACCTTCGTCCAATGGTTCAACTTACTGGTGGTCGTTTTGCGACATCTGATCTCAATGATCTTTATCGCCGAGTTATCAACCGCAACAACCGCTTGAAGAAGTTGATTGAACTTAACGCCCCAATGGTAATCAAGCGCAACGAAATGCGAATGCTCCAAGAGGCCGTTGACTCACTCATCGACAACAATGCTTCTCGAAGCGGTCGAAGCGCCAACACAACTGGCGGTCGACGCAAACTCAAGTCACTCAGCGATATGCTCAAAGGTAAGCAGGGTCGCTTCCGTCAGAACCTTCTTGGTAAGCGCGTTGACTACTCTGGTCGTTCTGTGATCGTTGTCGGTCCAACCCTTAAGGCTCATCAATGCGGTCTTCCAAAGCAAATGGCGCTTGAACTCTTTAAGCCGTTCATTATTTCTTGGTTGATTGAAAAAGACTACGCGCATAACATTCGAAGCGCAACTCGTTTGATTGACGCTGGTGCTGCTGAAGTTTGGGACGCTTTGGATGAAGTTATCGTGGATAAATATGTCCTCTTAAACCGCGCTCCATCACTTCACCGCCTAAGTATTCAGGCCTTCCAGCCAAAACTCGTTGACGGTAAAGCGATCCAACTTCACCCGCTCGTGGCTAACGGATTTAACGCCGACTATGACGGTGACCAGATGGCTGTTCACTTGCCGCTTTCTGACGCCGCTCAGGCTGAAGCTCGCGATTTGATGAGCATTTCGCACAACTTGTTGAAGCCAGCCGATGGTCAGCCAGTTCTTTCTGTCGACCAGGACGTCGTTTACGGAAACTACTACTTGACTTACGAAAAGCAAAGTGAAGCTTCGAAAGAAGTTAAGCCTTTCGCCTCAGTTTATGAAGCCGAAATGGCCTACGACGCTGGCAAGATTGCGCTTCAAACTCCAATCCGTGTTTATGCTAAGGGTGAGATCCGCAACACAACACTCGGTCGAGTTTTCTTCAATGAGCTCTTGCCAAGCGATTACCCATACAATAACAATCCGCAAACCAAGAAAGAAATCAACAAGGTTCTCGCTGATATGTTTGCGATTTACGGCCCAGAAATGACCGTTAAAATCGCCGACAAAATTAAGGGATTGTCATTCCGTTTTGTTACAAAATCTGGTCTTTCTATCGGTAAAGAGGATTATACAGTTTATGAATCTGAAAAGATCCCAGAAATCATCAAAGAGGGTGACGATAAGACTACTTTGATCCAAGAGCAATATGACCAAGGTCTTTTGACTGATCAAGAGCGATACAACTTGATCATCGACAACTGGCATCAAGCAATTGATAAGGTTGACGCTGAAATTAAAAACCGCGTCGCAACTGAAGGTGCTGACAGTCCAGTTGGTTTGATGGCAGTTTCTGGATCTCGTGGTAATGCAACCAATATTCGTCTTGCATCTGGTCTAACCGGAATTATGGTGGACGCAACCAACCGAGAAATCGAGTTGCCTATCCGCTCAAATTACACACACGGTATGTCATCGCTTGAAGCCTTTGTGGCGACTCGTGGTGCTCGTCAAGGTCTTATCTCGACGGCTCTCAAGACTGCCGACTCTGGTTATTTGACTCGTCGTCTTGTTGACGTGGCTCAGGATGTCTTCTCTGTTGCTGATGAAGAAGGTGATGACGAAGGCTTCGCAATTTACCGTAATGAAACCAAAGAGACTATGATCGAATTCGGTGACCGCCTCTACGGACGCTTCACTGCTGAAGCAGTTCCAGGTCACATTGAAGCCGATCAACTCATCACACGAGAGATTGCTAATGCCATCGAGAAGGATGACAAAATCCAAAGTGTTAAAATCCAAAGCGTTCTTTCAACATCTAACCTTTCAGGAATCCCGCAGAAGTCTTACGGTATCGATATGGCGACTGGCCTTCTCGTTAAAAACGCAGAACCAGTTGGTGTGATTGCCGCCCAATCTGTTGGTGAGCCTGGAACGCAGTTGACACTCAACACATTCCACTCATCTGGTGTTGCTGGATCTGGTGCGATTTCGCAGGGTCTTCCTCGTGTTGAAGAGTTGCTCGAAGCCCGCACTCCAAAGGGTCAAGCCTACATTACAGAAGTTGCTGGTGTTGTGGATATTTGGGAAGACGGACAATTTAACATCATCCAAATCACTCCTCAAACTGGCCGAAAAGAGAAAATCTCTCTCGATGGTCGAAATGTCGTTGTCAAAGCCGGCGCTCTCGTGAAAACTGGCGACATCATCGCTCACAAGAATGGCGTGAAGTCTATCATTGCTCCATTTGATGGTAATGTTGAAGTTAATGGCGATACGTTGATTTTGACCGCCGCAGAATCATCTGCTGTCAAATATCAAATTCCAAATACAGCCGCTCTCACAGTTTCGAAAAACGATTTTGTCGAAGCTGGCGATCGCCTCACAATCGGTTCGCTCAATCTTCATGATTTGATGCGACTCAAAGGTATCGAAGCAACTCAGCGCTACATTATGAACGAAATTTTGCGAATTTACGCAGCCCAAGGTCAAGACATTGCGTCTAAGCACCTCGAGATCATCGTTCGACAAATGTTTAGCCGAGTTCAGATCGAAGATGCTGGCGATTCTGACTTTGTAACTGGTGATATCGTATCCAAGGCTGCTGCTGTTGAAGCCAACAAGCAACTTGCCGCAGAGGGTAAAGAACTTGTTTCATTCAAACAACAACTTCTTGGTATCACTAAAGTTTCGATTTACAGTGACAGTTTCTTGTCTGCTGCATCGTTCCAGAACACAACCAGCGTTCTTATCGGCGCGGCTGTATCTGGTCGAGTTGACAAACTTCACGGTCTCAAAGAAAACGTCATCATCGGACGCAAGATCCCTGTGGGAACTGGCGCTCGAAATGCGGAAGCGCAAGATGAGGCTTTCGAAGAAGAAAATGAAGTTTCTTCCGACTTCGCTGAAAATGCAGAACTATAA
- a CDS encoding DUF3592 domain-containing protein — MKSYNSLILGAILLILGGIMVAPNLDIFIKSNILGWQKIQAEITAFEKHLNGEKIEYEPIINFEIGSNVFQRTLEKTDKLPQIGEKVPVIFENSNPENAVVQRFDFWRNIGFVLILAGAVLLLAVVKKIIKKPQISFENDGENEQRVAILKRTGVQIWGEIVDIEVIDGDRAKAMIRAKTFGGIEKIHRSDTIDGLTHGALVAYLANPTPIAIFVNPDNIEDYFVNSEDVERAIAEKVNFMEGKNV, encoded by the coding sequence ATGAAGTCTTATAATAGTCTTATTCTGGGTGCGATATTGCTGATTTTAGGTGGAATTATGGTTGCGCCCAATCTGGATATCTTTATTAAGTCTAATATTCTTGGCTGGCAAAAGATTCAAGCAGAGATTACTGCTTTTGAAAAGCATTTGAACGGCGAAAAAATCGAGTATGAGCCAATAATAAATTTCGAAATCGGCTCGAATGTCTTCCAGCGCACTTTAGAAAAAACTGATAAACTTCCGCAGATCGGTGAAAAGGTTCCGGTTATTTTTGAAAATTCTAATCCGGAAAATGCCGTTGTTCAGCGGTTTGATTTTTGGCGCAATATAGGATTTGTGCTGATTCTGGCTGGAGCGGTTTTGTTGCTTGCTGTTGTCAAAAAAATAATAAAAAAGCCCCAAATTTCATTTGAGAATGATGGCGAAAACGAGCAGCGAGTGGCCATTCTCAAGCGGACTGGTGTGCAGATTTGGGGTGAGATTGTCGATATTGAAGTGATTGATGGCGATCGCGCTAAGGCGATGATTAGGGCTAAGACATTTGGCGGAATTGAGAAGATCCACCGCAGTGATACTATCGATGGGCTGACTCACGGCGCGTTGGTGGCATATTTGGCCAATCCTACACCAATTGCAATTTTTGTCAATCCTGATAATATAGAAGATTATTTTGTCAACTCGGAAGATGTCGAGCGGGCGATTGCTGAAAAAGTTAATTTTATGGAAGGAAAAAATGTTTAA